A window of the Methyloprofundus sp. genome harbors these coding sequences:
- a CDS encoding phosphoribosylglycinamide formyltransferase 1 gives MKISFLASHGGSSAKHIISAIREQVLQGFEIGILITNNKTTGIYPWCKEHDIEVLHISGKTHPGNEDHTIKEALKTVETDIVVLSGYMKKVGAETLQAFSNKILNIHPSLLPLHGGHKMYGDFVHAAVLQAGDNESGASVQVINSVYDEGPVLLQCRVPVLAGDTVDSLGQRVRSVEGELYLNALKKWQVDNFKI, from the coding sequence ATGAAAATAAGTTTTTTAGCTTCACATGGTGGCAGCTCGGCCAAACACATTATCTCGGCAATTAGGGAGCAGGTTCTACAGGGGTTTGAGATTGGTATTTTAATTACCAACAATAAAACCACAGGCATTTATCCTTGGTGCAAAGAGCATGATATTGAAGTACTGCATATTAGTGGTAAAACACACCCTGGTAATGAAGACCACACTATTAAGGAAGCCTTAAAAACGGTTGAGACTGATATTGTGGTTTTATCTGGCTATATGAAAAAGGTTGGTGCTGAGACATTGCAGGCATTCAGCAATAAAATTTTAAATATTCATCCATCACTATTACCGTTGCACGGTGGGCATAAAATGTATGGTGATTTTGTGCATGCTGCTGTATTACAGGCAGGTGATAATGAAAGTGGTGCTTCAGTACAGGTTATTAACTCTGTGTATGATGAAGGGCCTGTGTTGTTGCAGTGTCGGGTTCCTGTTTTAGCTGGGGATACGGTAGATAGCCTTGGGCAAAGAGTGCGTTCGGTGGAAGGTGAATTGTACTTGAATGCGTTAAAAAAATGGCAAGTAGATAATTTTAAAATATGA
- a CDS encoding two-component system, NtrC family, response regulator GlrR, protein MTTTQLSQFSGQRILLVDDEPSLLELLSIRLSAAGLTIKTASSGTEALSLITQFLPHLVITDLRMDEMDGMQFSRLIQRDHPTLPIIIITAHGTIKEAVAATSEGVFGFITKPIDNTELLSTINKALTINAGEPHQAPAENWRSAILTRSPLMENLLNQVSRLARGDASLFIFGESGTGKELIAQAIHKASPRHNSPFIAVNCSAIPEDLLESELFGHIKGAFSGALSTRKGLFQAADSGTLFLDEIGDMSPSFQVKLLRALQEQQIRPVGSDHSVPIDVRIVSASHHDLEKEATAGHFRMDLFYRLNVATLKVPNLSERREDIPVLANHFMQHSEDTYSYIAKGFSKQALELLVTYDWPGNIRQLMNVVKHVSALSTTPIVPVNLVEKVLQESPSTLQGLKEAKDQFEKDYLIKLLSSVNGNVSQAARLAKRNRTEFYKLLDRHQLKANTFKQ, encoded by the coding sequence ATGACAACAACACAATTAAGTCAATTTTCTGGCCAGCGTATTTTATTAGTTGATGATGAGCCTAGTTTACTAGAACTTTTATCAATTCGTTTAAGTGCCGCAGGACTCACCATAAAAACAGCCAGTAGTGGTACTGAAGCGCTTAGCCTGATAACTCAATTTCTCCCTCATCTAGTTATTACTGATTTACGTATGGATGAAATGGATGGCATGCAATTTAGCAGACTCATTCAACGTGACCACCCAACCCTACCCATCATTATCATTACTGCACATGGCACCATCAAAGAAGCCGTTGCGGCAACCAGTGAAGGTGTATTTGGTTTTATTACCAAGCCTATAGACAATACCGAGTTACTCAGCACCATCAATAAAGCTTTAACCATCAATGCTGGCGAACCACATCAAGCTCCCGCCGAAAATTGGCGTTCTGCCATTTTAACGCGTAGCCCATTAATGGAGAACCTATTAAATCAAGTAAGCCGACTTGCTCGCGGCGATGCCAGTTTATTTATTTTCGGTGAAAGCGGTACAGGTAAAGAACTGATTGCCCAAGCCATCCATAAAGCAAGCCCACGCCATAATAGCCCCTTTATTGCCGTGAACTGTAGTGCTATCCCTGAAGATTTACTGGAATCTGAACTATTTGGGCACATTAAAGGTGCATTTTCAGGTGCGCTCAGTACTCGCAAAGGCCTATTTCAAGCAGCAGACTCGGGCACTTTATTTTTAGATGAAATTGGTGACATGTCACCATCCTTTCAGGTCAAACTATTACGCGCATTACAAGAACAACAAATTCGTCCCGTTGGATCGGATCATTCCGTCCCAATTGATGTACGCATCGTATCAGCAAGCCATCATGACTTAGAAAAAGAAGCAACTGCGGGTCACTTCCGCATGGATTTATTTTATCGCTTAAATGTAGCGACCTTAAAAGTTCCTAATTTATCGGAGCGTCGTGAAGATATCCCTGTATTAGCCAATCATTTTATGCAGCACTCTGAAGACACTTATAGCTATATAGCTAAAGGATTTTCCAAACAAGCACTTGAGCTATTAGTCACTTACGACTGGCCAGGCAATATCCGCCAATTAATGAACGTGGTCAAACATGTATCAGCCCTGTCCACTACACCTATCGTCCCTGTTAACTTAGTCGAAAAAGTATTGCAGGAAAGCCCAAGTACTCTGCAAGGCCTAAAAGAAGCAAAAGACCAGTTTGAAAAAGATTATCTTATCAAACTCCTTAGCTCTGTTAATGGCAATGTCAGCCAAGCTGCCCGCTTAGCAAAACGTAATCGCACAGAGTTTTATAAACTATTAGACCGGCACCAATTAAAAGCAAATACTTTTAAACAATAA
- a CDS encoding L,D-transpeptidase ErfK/SrfK encodes MFTLRYSWKITFASALLSLSTSTAAVSFFLPNSDKDSLIKEFVSGINKQTIAQKDDDLLDIARRFDLGQNEIIRLNPKVDRWLPKAGTEIQLQSERLLPDAPRSGVVLNLPEFRLYYFPKTNKNSPASVLTHPISIGRQDWETPLGQTKIVAKKENPSWRPPESIKKEHVEKGDPLPDVVPAGPDNPLGLFAIRLGIPGYLIHSTNKPYGVGLQVSHGCIRMYPEDIEKLFPVISVGTLVTIVNQAVKVGWFEGGLYVEVHPPLETHQADDLLDIALDLIEQANAGVLPVLDGSELRRALIEKKGLPIKIYAQPNRQTNNSSNFN; translated from the coding sequence ATGTTCACTTTACGTTACTCATGGAAAATAACGTTCGCTAGTGCTTTATTATCATTAAGCACTAGCACAGCAGCAGTTTCTTTCTTTTTGCCAAATTCTGATAAGGATAGCTTAATTAAAGAATTTGTCAGTGGCATCAACAAGCAAACTATTGCCCAAAAAGATGATGATTTACTTGATATCGCACGCCGTTTTGACTTAGGTCAAAATGAAATCATACGCTTAAACCCCAAGGTTGACCGCTGGTTACCTAAAGCAGGCACTGAAATCCAACTGCAAAGTGAACGTTTATTACCTGATGCGCCACGCTCGGGCGTAGTGCTCAATCTCCCCGAGTTCCGCTTATACTATTTCCCTAAAACAAATAAAAACTCACCTGCTAGCGTTCTTACCCACCCTATCAGTATCGGGCGACAAGACTGGGAAACCCCCTTGGGGCAAACCAAAATTGTTGCAAAAAAAGAAAACCCTAGCTGGCGACCACCTGAATCAATTAAAAAAGAACATGTAGAAAAAGGTGACCCTTTACCTGATGTTGTTCCTGCAGGACCGGATAACCCTTTAGGCTTATTTGCCATTCGTTTAGGCATTCCTGGGTATCTTATTCACAGCACCAACAAACCTTATGGTGTTGGTTTGCAGGTAAGTCATGGCTGTATCCGTATGTACCCTGAAGATATTGAAAAACTATTCCCTGTCATCAGCGTAGGCACCCTGGTAACTATCGTTAATCAAGCCGTCAAGGTTGGCTGGTTTGAAGGGGGTTTATATGTAGAGGTGCATCCGCCACTAGAAACACATCAAGCAGATGATTTGTTGGATATCGCGCTAGATTTAATTGAGCAAGCTAATGCAGGAGTCCTTCCAGTACTAGATGGCTCTGAACTAAGACGCGCCTTAATAGAAAAAAAAGGCTTGCCTATAAAAATTTATGCACAACCTAATAGGCAAACAAACAATAGTTCCAATTTCAATTAG
- a CDS encoding two-component system, NtrC family, sensor histidine kinase GlrK, whose translation MPSESTPNSARISNNRRKKQRWHFFSLFQKGSIFQWTLIIFFIVTLPLIGTLLYSVSSIQDYINKSQETLFQTLKVIENSQLLSNDLLLMDRSIRQYLAVDDIDYFLIYQTHHQHFVDIATQPQQYQLTPQLQHSLSTLSNHEAQIFNKTLVSQKSMTKQLVADDIKEYTALRTEAEQFLEQSNAQMRVETASLSALAKTLKTQVKQAALFSVPIALILGLLLLYLINRPIKHIERAIRKLGHAQFNRPIYIEGPSDLREIGQRLEWLRNELNLLENSKQFFIKNISHELKTPLATAIEGTGLLQEEFVGQLNTEQHKIIELLQIANMRLNSLIGNLLEFQKANSKSASMHYSQFNLNQLINQISKDYQLLLNRKQVTVTVTAIDIKITADRDKIRVIISNLFSNALKFSPTGAEIKIKLQIVGHNLHMLFADQGVGVSSEQAPHIFTEFYQQQTPDSWKIKGSGIGLNLVKTYVLAHQGQIKLLSANILYSGANFLVILPLTPS comes from the coding sequence ATGCCATCAGAAAGCACACCTAATTCAGCTAGAATTTCCAATAATCGACGCAAAAAACAGCGTTGGCATTTTTTTTCTTTATTTCAAAAAGGCTCTATTTTTCAATGGACTTTGATTATTTTTTTTATCGTCACCCTGCCATTAATTGGTACCTTACTTTACAGTGTTTCTAGTATTCAAGACTATATTAATAAAAGCCAAGAAACCTTATTTCAAACGCTTAAAGTTATTGAAAATAGTCAGCTGTTAAGCAATGATTTATTACTGATGGATCGCAGTATTCGCCAGTACTTAGCGGTGGATGATATTGATTATTTCCTTATCTACCAAACTCACCACCAACATTTTGTCGATATTGCAACACAGCCACAACAATACCAGTTAACACCCCAGCTACAACATTCCTTAAGTACGCTAAGTAACCATGAAGCTCAGATTTTTAATAAGACCTTAGTCAGTCAAAAAAGCATGACTAAGCAACTGGTAGCAGACGACATCAAGGAATACACCGCTCTACGTACTGAAGCAGAACAGTTTCTTGAACAAAGCAATGCACAAATGCGCGTAGAAACAGCCTCATTATCTGCTTTGGCTAAAACCCTCAAAACTCAGGTGAAACAAGCAGCACTCTTTTCAGTACCAATAGCATTGATTCTCGGCCTGCTATTGCTCTACCTAATCAATCGGCCGATCAAACATATTGAGCGTGCCATTCGTAAACTAGGTCATGCACAATTTAATCGTCCTATCTATATAGAAGGCCCAAGTGATTTACGCGAAATTGGCCAGCGCCTTGAGTGGCTTAGAAATGAATTGAATTTATTGGAAAATAGTAAGCAATTTTTTATTAAAAATATTTCACATGAATTAAAAACGCCTTTAGCAACAGCTATTGAAGGCACTGGCCTTCTACAAGAAGAATTTGTGGGACAATTAAACACTGAACAACATAAAATTATTGAACTGTTACAAATTGCGAATATGCGCTTAAATAGCTTAATTGGAAATTTACTGGAGTTTCAAAAAGCAAATTCAAAGTCTGCCTCCATGCATTATTCGCAATTTAATCTCAACCAACTCATCAACCAGATTAGCAAGGATTACCAGTTGTTGCTCAATAGAAAACAAGTCACTGTCACTGTCACTGCCATTGACATCAAAATAACGGCTGACCGTGATAAAATACGGGTCATTATTAGTAATCTATTTTCCAACGCCCTTAAATTTTCACCGACTGGGGCTGAAATTAAGATTAAATTGCAAATAGTGGGACATAATCTACATATGCTTTTTGCCGACCAGGGCGTAGGAGTTAGCAGCGAACAGGCTCCGCATATATTTACCGAGTTCTACCAACAACAAACACCTGATAGCTGGAAAATCAAAGGTTCAGGGATTGGACTGAACCTAGTCAAAACCTATGTATTAGCACATCAAGGTCAAATAAAATTACTATCTGCTAATATTCTCTATTCGGGAGCGAATTTTTTGGTTATATTACCGCTAACACCTAGCTAA
- a CDS encoding double-stranded uracil-DNA glycosylase encodes MAIISSFNILGDTQARVLILGSMPSVQSLTKQQYYAHPRNAFWKIMAALFNDYTPLGYGQGQQVLQARGVVIWDVLKSCQRQGSLDSAIEKDSMQMNDFNVFFAEHPSVIQVYFNGGTAESLYKKHIWPVLAEQYKSLAYTRLPSTSPAYAAMSYQKKLAAWTVLQKVINQ; translated from the coding sequence ATGGCGATAATTAGCAGTTTTAATATTTTAGGCGATACACAAGCGCGAGTTCTTATTTTAGGTAGTATGCCCAGTGTACAGTCATTAACAAAGCAGCAATATTATGCGCATCCGCGTAATGCTTTTTGGAAAATTATGGCAGCACTGTTTAATGATTATACCCCTTTGGGTTATGGCCAAGGCCAACAAGTTTTGCAGGCTAGGGGAGTTGTGATCTGGGATGTTTTAAAGTCCTGTCAGCGTCAAGGGAGCTTAGACTCAGCTATTGAAAAAGATTCTATGCAAATGAATGATTTTAATGTTTTTTTTGCAGAGCACCCGTCTGTTATCCAAGTTTATTTTAACGGGGGAACCGCAGAAAGTTTATATAAGAAACATATTTGGCCAGTATTAGCTGAACAATATAAATCTCTAGCCTACACTAGGCTGCCTTCAACTAGTCCAGCTTATGCCGCTATGAGTTACCAGAAAAAATTGGCAGCTTGGACAGTGTTACAAAAAGTGATTAATCAATAA
- a CDS encoding selenium-binding protein 1 has translation MHIANKQHNSWQKSLLAGMFSAATLLLTTAVQADETCQSPYMAKITGQEDFVYVWTLGMQGVGDEQDKLVTVDVNPKSKNYGKVINSLSVGGRNEAHHSGFTDDRKYLWAGGLDTNKLFIFDVHTDPAKPRLSKVIKDFVAKSGGVVGPHTTYALPGRMMITGLSNSKDHGGRTALVEYSNTGKYITTHWTPTDSDLRGAVKSGKYADGYGYDVRVLPRRNAMFTSSFTGWSNYMMDFGKMLGDATAMQHFGNTVVQWDLHARQPKKVMDVPGAPLEIRCAWNPNHNYCFTTTALTSQIWLIYEDQQGEWQSKAVADIGDPSKIPLPVDISIQSDDNMLWVNTFMDGKTRGFDISDPFNPKQVFEQKIGAQVNMVSSSWDGKRLYYSSSLLANWDKKGQDNEQYLKLYSWDGKKLQQQFAIDFIKEKLGRAHQMRFGAYSLYSGLNSDNSVEKLAKLEPLKF, from the coding sequence ATGCATATTGCAAATAAACAGCACAATTCATGGCAAAAATCATTATTAGCAGGCATGTTTTCAGCAGCCACTTTATTGTTGACAACAGCTGTGCAAGCTGATGAAACCTGCCAATCACCTTATATGGCTAAAATTACCGGCCAAGAAGATTTTGTCTATGTCTGGACTTTAGGCATGCAAGGTGTGGGCGACGAGCAGGACAAACTAGTCACTGTGGATGTAAATCCTAAATCCAAAAATTACGGAAAAGTCATTAATAGTTTATCAGTCGGTGGGCGTAATGAAGCGCATCACTCTGGTTTTACCGATGATCGTAAGTATTTATGGGCAGGCGGCTTAGATACTAATAAGTTGTTTATTTTTGATGTGCATACTGACCCTGCCAAACCACGCTTAAGTAAAGTCATTAAGGACTTTGTAGCTAAAAGTGGTGGTGTGGTAGGGCCGCATACTACCTATGCTTTACCTGGCCGGATGATGATTACCGGTTTATCAAATAGTAAAGATCATGGTGGTCGCACTGCGCTGGTGGAATACAGTAATACAGGTAAATATATTACTACTCACTGGACACCGACGGACAGTGACTTACGTGGTGCAGTGAAATCAGGTAAATATGCGGATGGTTATGGCTATGATGTGCGGGTATTACCACGACGTAATGCTATGTTTACCTCATCATTTACTGGCTGGTCCAACTATATGATGGATTTCGGCAAAATGTTGGGCGATGCAACCGCGATGCAACACTTTGGCAATACCGTGGTGCAATGGGATTTACATGCGCGACAACCGAAGAAAGTCATGGATGTGCCAGGTGCGCCGTTGGAAATTCGTTGTGCTTGGAACCCCAATCATAATTACTGTTTTACTACTACCGCATTGACCTCACAAATTTGGTTAATCTATGAAGATCAACAAGGCGAGTGGCAAAGTAAAGCCGTCGCTGATATTGGTGATCCGAGCAAAATTCCGTTACCTGTCGATATTTCCATTCAAAGTGATGACAACATGCTTTGGGTCAATACCTTTATGGATGGCAAAACCCGTGGTTTTGATATTTCTGACCCCTTTAACCCTAAGCAAGTATTTGAGCAAAAAATTGGCGCACAAGTGAATATGGTGTCTTCTAGTTGGGATGGTAAGCGCTTATATTATAGCTCTTCATTACTAGCAAATTGGGATAAGAAAGGGCAGGACAATGAGCAGTATCTGAAATTATATAGTTGGGATGGTAAAAAACTACAACAACAGTTTGCCATTGATTTTATCAAAGAAAAATTAGGCCGTGCGCATCAGATGCGTTTTGGGGCTTATTCTTTGTATTCTGGTCTTAACTCAGATAATTCAGTAGAAAAATTGGCTAAGTTGGAGCCACTTAAGTTTTAA
- a CDS encoding recombination associated protein RdgC — MWFKNLAIYRLTETFTLSPTELEEKLESLRFKPCGSTEEFSYGWTSPLGRGSDQLIHQANGFMMLCATKEEKVLPTSVINEMTAEKIAEKEEQEVRKLSKKERSDLKDQIIFELLPRAFSFSKRTFAYIDPKGGWLIVDAASAKKAEDLISFLRKNLGSLPVVPISSKEKPVSTMTQWLLQNETPADILIEDECELRAPEEAGGIIRCKRQDLAAPEIKNHLDTGKQVIKLAVSWSDRLSFIVDENLSIKRLKFLDLIQDQVTDTDAATAEEQFDVDFTIMSQELSSFLPRLLEIFGGENRL; from the coding sequence ATGTGGTTTAAAAATCTAGCTATTTACCGTTTGACTGAAACCTTCACTTTATCGCCAACTGAATTAGAAGAAAAGCTGGAAAGTTTGCGCTTTAAACCCTGTGGCTCTACCGAGGAATTCAGCTACGGCTGGACATCACCTTTAGGCCGTGGTTCTGACCAACTCATCCATCAAGCCAATGGCTTCATGATGCTCTGCGCGACCAAAGAAGAAAAAGTCCTACCTACTAGCGTTATTAATGAAATGACCGCAGAAAAAATTGCGGAAAAAGAAGAGCAAGAGGTTCGTAAATTATCCAAAAAAGAGCGCTCCGACCTTAAAGACCAAATTATCTTTGAGTTACTCCCACGTGCTTTTTCCTTTTCCAAAAGAACCTTTGCCTATATTGATCCTAAAGGCGGCTGGTTAATTGTTGACGCAGCATCTGCCAAAAAAGCCGAAGACCTTATTAGCTTTTTACGTAAGAATTTAGGCTCGTTACCTGTCGTACCTATCAGCAGTAAAGAAAAGCCTGTCAGCACCATGACGCAATGGCTACTACAAAATGAAACACCTGCTGATATTCTGATTGAAGACGAGTGTGAACTAAGAGCACCTGAAGAGGCGGGTGGCATCATTCGCTGCAAGCGTCAAGACCTAGCTGCTCCAGAAATTAAAAACCACTTAGATACGGGTAAACAAGTGATTAAACTGGCTGTTAGCTGGTCAGACCGATTGTCATTTATTGTTGATGAAAACTTATCTATTAAACGTTTAAAATTCTTAGACCTTATTCAGGATCAAGTAACCGATACTGATGCAGCAACTGCGGAAGAGCAATTTGATGTCGACTTCACCATCATGTCACAAGAGCTAAGTAGCTTTCTGCCACGTCTGCTAGAAATATTTGGCGGCGAAAACCGCCTTTAA
- a CDS encoding TetR/AcrR family transcriptional regulator, transcriptional repressor for nem operon, producing the protein MVDMNNKQIKREKLLDQGVKMLMEQGYHGTGLKEILDIVGVPKGSFYNYFGSKEEFAAQAITHYIEPFLLRLEGHLRNPQLDGLAALRQYYSELISEVDKSGYKGGCLLGNLMGEIGDTSEVCHCALKVAIERYRSLQESALVRAQQEGVVRTDKTAASMSDLLVNNWQGALLRMKIEQSVAPLQEFRETLLDDYFKV; encoded by the coding sequence ATGGTAGATATGAATAACAAACAAATCAAACGTGAAAAGCTGTTAGACCAAGGTGTGAAAATGCTAATGGAGCAGGGCTATCATGGCACAGGCTTAAAAGAAATCTTAGATATTGTGGGGGTGCCGAAAGGCTCTTTTTACAATTACTTTGGTAGCAAGGAAGAATTTGCCGCGCAAGCAATCACTCATTATATAGAGCCTTTTTTACTGCGCTTAGAAGGACACTTGCGTAATCCGCAATTAGATGGCTTAGCGGCTTTGCGCCAATATTATAGTGAACTGATTAGTGAGGTAGACAAGTCAGGTTATAAAGGCGGCTGTTTGTTAGGTAATTTAATGGGCGAGATTGGGGATACCAGTGAGGTGTGTCATTGCGCGTTAAAGGTGGCGATTGAACGCTATCGTAGTTTGCAAGAATCAGCTTTAGTGCGTGCGCAACAGGAAGGAGTGGTGCGTACTGATAAAACCGCAGCAAGCATGTCGGATTTATTGGTTAATAATTGGCAAGGAGCGTTATTGCGTATGAAAATTGAGCAATCAGTAGCACCGTTGCAGGAGTTTCGAGAAACATTATTGGATGATTATTTTAAGGTTTAG
- a CDS encoding phosphoglucomutase, producing the protein MQIKTVQTQAYSDQKPGTSGLRKKVKTFQQAHYLANFVQAIFASLETSDNKALVIGGDGRYFNREAIQIIIKIASANGFTDFIIGQDGLLSTPAASHLIRKYKTLGGLILSASHNPGGPDEDFGIKYNISNGGPAPEQYTDAFYTYSQSISSYKIAEFPDIDLNTIGTQQIEQLNIRIIDPVDDYADLMASLFDFELLKQQIGSGKLSLRFDAMHAITGPYATRILEDLLGAPKGSVINAVPLEDFGGHHPDPNLAHAKELAELMFSADAPDFAAASDGDGDRNMILGNNIFVTPSDSLAIIAANAELIPGYASGISGVARSMPTSQAVDRVAKAMNLPCFETPTGWKFFGNLLDADKITLCGEESFGTGSNHVREKDGLWAVLFWLNIVAKKAQPVSQIVTEHWQQYGRDIYCRHDYEAVETDIANGIMEHLRAQLAALADHQFGSYQVQYADEFSYTDPIDNSISSQQGIRIGFTDGSRIIFRLSGTGTVGATLRIYLEKYEADTNKHQQDPQDALAELIELAEQFCEVKKRTGRVEPTVIT; encoded by the coding sequence ATGCAAATAAAAACAGTTCAAACTCAAGCTTATTCTGATCAAAAACCAGGCACTTCCGGCTTAAGAAAAAAAGTTAAAACCTTTCAACAGGCTCACTATCTAGCCAACTTTGTACAAGCCATTTTTGCCTCCCTAGAAACCAGTGATAATAAAGCACTTGTTATTGGTGGTGATGGTCGCTATTTCAATCGTGAAGCTATTCAGATTATCATAAAAATTGCCTCAGCAAATGGCTTTACTGATTTTATTATTGGCCAAGATGGACTACTCTCCACTCCAGCGGCTTCACATCTTATCAGAAAATATAAAACATTAGGTGGTTTGATTCTTTCTGCCAGTCATAACCCTGGTGGCCCTGATGAAGATTTTGGTATTAAATATAATATCAGTAATGGTGGCCCTGCCCCAGAACAGTATACAGATGCCTTTTACACTTATAGCCAAAGTATAAGTTCATATAAGATAGCCGAATTCCCTGATATTGATCTCAACACGATCGGCACACAACAAATTGAACAGCTTAATATTCGCATCATTGACCCGGTTGATGATTATGCCGATTTAATGGCTTCATTGTTTGATTTTGAGTTACTAAAACAACAAATAGGTTCTGGTAAACTCAGCTTACGCTTTGATGCCATGCATGCCATTACCGGCCCTTATGCAACGCGCATTTTAGAAGATCTCTTAGGCGCCCCCAAAGGTTCGGTCATTAATGCGGTTCCCCTAGAAGATTTTGGCGGCCACCACCCTGACCCAAACTTGGCGCATGCCAAGGAACTAGCAGAACTGATGTTTAGTGCCGACGCACCTGACTTTGCTGCTGCATCAGATGGTGATGGTGATAGAAATATGATTCTCGGCAATAATATTTTTGTAACCCCTAGCGATAGCTTGGCCATCATCGCAGCGAATGCAGAGCTTATCCCGGGCTATGCTAGCGGCATAAGTGGGGTAGCGCGTTCTATGCCTACCAGCCAAGCAGTAGATCGCGTTGCTAAAGCAATGAACCTACCTTGCTTTGAAACACCAACAGGCTGGAAATTTTTCGGTAACTTACTGGATGCTGACAAGATTACTTTATGTGGTGAAGAAAGTTTTGGTACTGGCTCAAATCATGTGCGTGAAAAAGATGGTTTATGGGCAGTCTTATTTTGGCTGAATATTGTTGCTAAAAAAGCTCAACCAGTCAGCCAAATAGTGACTGAACATTGGCAACAATATGGCCGAGATATTTATTGCCGCCATGATTACGAAGCCGTTGAAACTGATATTGCCAATGGCATTATGGAGCATTTACGTGCACAATTAGCTGCACTGGCAGACCATCAATTTGGGTCTTATCAAGTACAATATGCTGATGAATTCAGTTACACCGACCCTATTGATAATAGCATCAGTAGCCAACAAGGTATCCGTATTGGCTTTACCGATGGCTCACGTATTATTTTTCGCCTATCAGGTACCGGCACGGTTGGAGCAACATTACGTATTTATTTAGAAAAATATGAAGCCGATACCAACAAGCACCAACAAGACCCACAAGATGCACTAGCCGAACTAATAGAGCTTGCTGAGCAGTTTTGTGAAGTCAAAAAACGCACTGGACGAGTTGAACCAACGGTTATTACCTAA